A segment of the Fusarium oxysporum f. sp. lycopersici 4287 chromosome 4, whole genome shotgun sequence genome:
tcaacatccatctcTTCTGCATTGCATTCCATTCTATCTATCACcaactctcttctcttctcttcactcctcttgttcttttgtcaTTCATCACTTGATACAAGCAACTCCAGCTTCAACTCTTCACTCACCTATTTCTCCAGTTCTTCCATTTTCAACTTCGTCAACATGTCGCGGTATTCATCTGGCGTCAAGCCTGGAGAGATACCTCCAATTTACGACGAGATAATGCTGGCTCGTAAAGGCCAGGAAGTCCGTCATGCGAGCTCAACAATGCCCTGGTGGAATCCTCGGTACTGGCGAAAGAGAGTCTGGGCTGCTATTATCATAGTCATCATTGTCATAGTGATAATAATTGTTGCTGTCGCCGTGGGAAAAGCTAGAAAGAATATATATCCAGACTACACACCATTATCGTACAGCTTGAAAGATACATGTAAGTGCCTATCATCCTCAGCTTGGATGAAAAGACCCGCTAACCACTGCCCAGATGGGGGTGAATCCTTCTTTGATCAGTTCAACTATTTCACAGGATACGACCCCAGTAAGAACTACCTCCTACTTCAAGGGTTGCAGTACTAACGCCTCTTTTCAGCTGAGGGCTTCGTTCATTACGTTCCAAAAGCGCAAGCAGAGCTTCTTGTAAGGAACCCCTGCTGGCCACAAAACAAAACACTACTTAGTATCATGTTCAACTAACACTCTCCAGAATCTCACATATGCTTCGCCCAGCACTGCCGTTATCAAAGTCGACACTTCTGTCGGCCCCAACGACAAGCCTAATGCATCTACTGGTCGCTTTTCTGTTCGAATCGAGTCCAAGAAGACATACGAGAACGGCCTTTTCATCTTCGACGTCAAGCATACTCCCTATGGCTGCGGCACATGGCCAGCCCTTTGGCTTACAGACCCTTTCAACTGGCCGAATCATGGAGAAATTGATGTGATGGAGTCGACAAACAAAGCCGAAGATGGGAATCAAATGACCTTGCACACTACCGGCGACTGCTCAATGGACGTACGCCGCGAGGACACAGGTAAGACACTGCAGAAAAACTGCAACCACGAAAAGGACGATAATGCAGGCTGTGGCGTTCTGTCAGAGCCTGCGGGATACGGCACTGTCTTCAATAAGAATGGGGGAGGTGTGATGGCGGTTGAATGGCGGCATGAAGGCATCCGCATGTGGCAGTTCGGCAGAGACTCTATACCATCAGATATTAAAGGAAACAACCCAAAGCCCGACACTTGGGGTACTGCTGTTGCCGACTTTCCCAACACACATTGCAACATTGGCACGCACTTCAAGAACCAGAGTATCATTGCCAATATCGACCTGTGTGGCAGTCTCGTCTATCACGTTTGGGACAACTCTGGATGTAAGTTGGCCCATATACTTGTAAGGAAGTAATGCTGACAATTTTCAGGTTCGGGCAAATGCACTGATCTCGTTGCCAACAATCCTGAAGCATTTAAGAATGCGTATTGGGAGTTTGGCACTTTTCAAGTATACCAAGCAAGTTGAGTCTGAGTATGTCCAGAGCTGAACGTGTGCTGTTTGCTCTTTTGAAAGCGCGGCGTTAAGAACAAAGGGGTCTTCAGGTTGCATTTATGAGATAGACAGTCATTGCAGAAATAAATTCTTTTGCTAAGATTACAGTGTAGACTCGTGGACTCTGCATGAGCAGTTCCTCTATGAAGTGCGGGTCTTAAAATACCTGTTAATACAAGTGCcatatcatcatctccatatCTATCCTTGTGCCGCCTTCGTACATTCAGTGGCGAAGATTCCAAAAGAGGAGAGAGTCCGTCTCCCAACGCCGCCCTATGCTCTAGAATATGATTACCGTAAACTCCCACGTCTGTAGAAAATCCAAGCATATTTATACATCTCTTAACCCGCTTATTCGAACCCCAATTTTGTTTATATCAGCTGCCAGCATTTAGTCGTCCTTGGGTGGTGATCGCATGTATGCATCGATGGCCGCACTGAATGCTGCGAAAGCCAAACAACCACCTGCAGCAGCTTGAGGGCCAGCATTCTTGGCCAGAATACCACCCGTCAAACATCCTGCGGCGACACTGTTGGTAAGATCGTTCTTCGCTCGCAGGCCCTCGATACCGCACTCTACGCCAGAGTACAAAGCGCCAACTTTTCCGAAGTTCTTGGCCATAGACCATGATCGTGTTCCCATATCCTTGAATCCGATCTTGAGTTGTTGCTTGAGAGGAAGCGATGTGATTGTGCTTTGCGGGCTACCGGGGGCGGCTGTGTGGTAAGGTGTATCGTAGGACATCTGGCAGGGATATTAGCTTGGGATGACGGCTCGAAGTTGGAGATAGAACGCACAGAGGCCATGAACATTCCGAATAAACCACCCATACCGAATCCCATAACTCCCGACATGACTGACTTTCCAAAACAAGACTCCATCGCAGATTGAACCTATATTTCTCAAAGTCAGCTATGCGCCCCGCGAAATTCCGAGCAAGTTGCGCATCCACGTACAGCTTTAACATTAGGATCTTGAGGCCCGCCGATCCCAGGCGGTGCGGCGGCGCCGCCTGAAGGTGTCATTCCCGGGAAGTTCATGGTTGTGATtagatgagatgaggaacACGGTCGTTAAAGTGGGAGGGCGGGTTTAGCTACGGCCGGATGGACTTGAGATTCTCTGGGGAAATCTTTCGGGAGATTATTTCTGCCAAGTATCACCGCCTTTCGGGGGGCGTTGTCGGAGATCCGGCCCCACCATGCCGACTTCGGCGGGCCCGCCCGGATAGACAATCAATCAGTTTTATTGTTCAAAGGTTAGAAGATGTAAAAGAACAAGCAAAGGAGGAAACGAAGTTGAGGTCACGGGCTCATGGGAAAATTAATTCCGGGATTTGCATAACTGTTGTTTGTTTCAAATATCAACAAGGCTGTCATAACAAACTGCTGCCCTCAAGTTGTTGCTCTAATAATACATTTCCTCTTGTCAAGTCTCAGCAATTATCCTCCTAGTCACATATCTTCAAAGCTCAAAAAAAAAGTCTCTTCATGCATCCCCTTTGACTACAATTTACGTCCCGCTCTCAATCTCTCACTCGTCCTCGTCCAATGTCTAGGTCTTCTTGCCACAATGTGGGCCAACCCGTCGTCCATAATTATCCATGATTCATTTTCTCTGGCTCGATGGCTGCTGGTTGCTTTGACGGGGGACAGGGCGGTCAGGAAGTCTTCGTCGCTTAGGGGCCTGATTCTGGTCCTGGCCACCACTGTAGCCGCGCTTGCCAGTCTGATGTGATGTCTCACGAAGAGGGGCTGAGTTCGGAGGCTGCCTAAAGTTGATGAAAGGAAATGTTTGACGGATAGAAGGTAGACTCCCTCCTTGAGGTCCCTGAGGGGACCGCTGAGGGGGCCCAGTATATGGCCGAGTCCATGAGCTTTCCTCCTGCGCCCTGGAATGTCGAGCCTGGACATTGCTGTTTCGTGGAACCATGGACATCGATTCTCCAAGGTTCTCGTTCTCTCGAGTTTCAGGTACGAGGCGCCAAAGCCCGCCTTCCAATTTCTCCATGGGTCGACTCAAGAAGTTGCCTCCAGGTCTGGCAGCACGCACTGTTCTGGGCAGCGGGCGAAAATCGAGTGCATACTTCGCCCTCGGGTCATCTGGTGGTGACTGGTTTTCTTCAAAAGACTGCTGCTGAGCCCAATCGTACGGAGCGAACGAACGAACATATTGGACGCTGGATGTGCCTGAGCCACTCagtccaggtccaggtccatCCTCATCGATAGTGGGCAGTGCATTTCGATTCTCCGCGACTCGAGTCTTGGTTGCATTCTTGCCCCGTCGTCTCTTGGGCTTCGACTGCTCGCTCAAAAGCGCGGTAAGTTCAGGGTTTTGAAGGGGTCGCGGAACTGGAGGGGGGCTAGCCGGTGGAGGTGATCTATGGTTCTTGTACCATTCTGTTATCTGTTAGAACCTTGGAATCGAAGGGGAAATCGTACCAGACTAACCGATCAAGCGTAGGTGCCGTTCAACAAATGGGCCAGCATTCGGGGAAGAACCACCCTTGACAATGTTCTGGTAGTGATGCTCGTCTATCAGAGTCAGCAGAAACCTTAGAAGGTATTGGAAGCGCATAGGTAACTCACATAACATGTTCTTAGTATAGTTGCGTTGGGCGATGTCACCAGCATTGTCGTTCATATATTGCGCGCATTGCTCCCAGCTCATGCCTCGATCAGCTGGGTTAGCAGCAGCTACTGAGCGAGGAACAACGACTTCCCAGAGCATTCGTTCTTCGTCTACCGACCAAGTCTTTCCACCCATGGTTGAGGCCCAATGTTAGGGtggaccaaagaagagaggagagtGAAGAAGCaagtatataaaaaagtGACGATAACGAAGTACAACAGGCAGAGTATATAAGGCAAGCGACGATGCCTATATCGAATGGTAGTGCGGAAAGAGGATCAGAGTAAAGAATGAAGATCACGAACGCAGCTTTATAGGCTCAGGACAATAGATGAGTGATTCAGTCCCGTTTGCATTGTCTGCTTAAGCCATGCGAATGCTTATCAAAGGTCAGGTGCCCGTACTGAATGAAGGACAATGGAGCAGGTCGCATTGTGATTCAATGTAAACGGAGAAGTTCAGACGAGCCGTTTGACTCTGACTTTTCCCTTCGACACCTTCCGACATGACTACTCCTCAAAGATGCTGCGGGGTTCAGGAGCACTAATACCCCTAGCAAAGAggaaagaagccaaaggtcGTTCCAATCTCGAGAACTAGTGTTGTCAGTTGTTGCCAGTTGTTGCCTTATGACGATTTACCGTCTGTTGAGGGGCTGACAGCGACTCACGATACTCTTCTTTTCCAGAGGTATTACTCCGTCTCTCACCCAAAAACCCCACCCTCCTGTCATATTTGCAAGCATCATGTCGGTCGTCAGTCTATCACCGACGAACGCAACATGTGCAGGATCCGTCACTCCTGTCTCTGGGTGCTTTTTGAAATATTCCATGATCTCTTGGCCACAACCTGGCTTCTTGACCGAGTGCGAGAGCACAGTGATTCCTGTGTTCTCTTCGACCTCTGCAGCTAGCTTCAAATTCTTATCCCATGACGTTGCTCCAGCAGTATTTGACACCACAAGTAACTTGCGACCAGGATAAGCCAACCTTAACTTTTCGAAGTGAGTCTATGCTCCAATTTAGCAGACAATCTTGAGTATCAGGCGGGGTACAAATTATAGGCACCTTGTAAGAATCATACACCTCAATACTATCAGGATAAGCAAAGCAATCGTCTTTGTCGAGAAcaacagccttgatctcTACTTTTCGACCATCTTTTTGCAAGCCTTTTTCTAGAGGAATCGGCAAGTCATTAAAAGTTGAGACTGTGTGATGAGGTAGACACAGACTCGGCTTAAAGATAAGCCTTGTGATATTTAATGAGGCTGATAGATTTAGATTCAACATCGTTCCGTTGTCTATAAAATCCGTATAACTTAGTCTAGAGAGCATGTGAAAATGAATTGTCGTTGGAAGTGAAGCTCGCGCCACATGCATTGGCGCCACAAGCGCCACTGCCAATTTAGCAGGCGCGTTACTAGTAGTTACCACGCGCCTGGGCTCTGTATTCATTTTACCGATTCCAGAAACTACATCAACAATTACAAAAAGTTGGCTTTCGGGAAACTCAAGTGATTCCGCCAGCCTCAGCGATCACAAAATGCCTCCAAAAAAGGCAGTACCTCAGCCTGATACTCAACAAGATCTTCCAAGATCCTTACGAAAACGAGGGCACCAAGATCTCGAACCCATTCCCGAAAGCGACCTCGAAACATCACCAGTAAAGCGACAACGAAGTGCAGCTCATCATTCGCCCAAAGCCACCACCGGAACGAATGGTCATACAGAAGGAATCCACCGAGATGTGATAGGAGACAGTGATGCAAGTTCATCCGAATCATTATCAAGAGTCGACCCAGATGAAACCCCTAAACCTGCACCAAAACGACGAGGGAGACCACCAAAGAAGGCTGTGAATGGCGAAACTCCCACACCGAAAGCAAACCGTACTGCTCTTTTTGAAACGCCAAACAAGAAAACGCCCATTGCTCTGAATGGAGCAACACCTGGAGGAGCAGATAGATCTGCCAAGCGAAAGAGTACGAGAGCTCTCATAGAACATGTTGTTGGCGACGACCTTACGGATGAGGAGGAATACGATGGTCTTGCGCAGCAAATCTACGAATCTAGTGAAGACGAAGCGCTCGAGGGCGACATTGCCATTTCCACAGAAGCATCAGGTGTAGATGAAGCTGCGACACCTTCGAAATCGACACCTCGCCGAAAAGCTCAGCGGAAAGCACCAGCTCGGTCTCCGACTCCTCCTCGCGACTTGCCTCCTCACGAATTATACTTTGCGCACAACAAACCTGGGCGGGCGAAGACTTCGAATAATACTCTGGGATCACTCGTCCTACTTACACACGACGAATACTTTACTATTATGCGGGAAACTCAGGATCACCATGAGGCCGATATCGAATTTTTGGAGAGTCTACATGCCGAATCATTCCCGCAATGGGCGTTTGAGTTATCGCAAGGGTTCAGTTTGTGTCTATATGGTTATGGCTCGAAGCGACGTCTCCTGCATAAGCTTGCCGATCACTTGTACTCTTCCATTAGGAAGGAGAAGGGGGACAAGATTGTTATAATCAATGGTTACGCCCACAACACCACTATGCGCGAGGTGTTGAGCACAATTGGTGCGGCTGTTGATCCAAGTCACCGCATTCCTCTAACGCAACCTGCCGTCATGGTCCCTGCCATTCTATCACACCTCGCCACAACGTCTTCAACATTGACTCTTGTTGTTAACTCAATCGATGCAGCGCCTCTTCGTAAATCCGGTTCGCAGTCTGCTCTAGCGCAACTCGCGGCGCATCCTCAAATACGGTTGGTGTGCTCAGCTGATACACCAGACTTTGCACTACTATGGGACATAGGTGTGCGATCTGCGTTTAATATGGTGTTCCACGACTGCACGACCTTTGCCCCATATGGTGCCGAGCTGAATGTTGTGGATGAGGTACACGAGCTTCTCGGGAGGAATGCTCACCGAGTCAATGGTAGAGAAGGTGTTGCGTTTGTTTTACGAAGTTTGCCCGAGAACGCCAAGAATTTGTTCCGCCTCTTGGTGGGCGAGGTGCTCATTGctattgaggaggagggcgaCAGCGGCGATGAGCCAACTGGTGTTGAGTATCGAATGGTGTACAACAAGGCCGTGGAAGAGTTCATCTGCAGTTCCGAGATGGCTTTCCGAACCTTGCTGAAAGAGTACGTTCATTGTCGCCTTCCGTTACACAATCATGACTAACGAAGACTAGATTTCATGACCATCAAATAATCACGAGTATGAAGGACGCTCTAGGAACAGAGTTGCTGAGCTTGCCGTTTAGAAAAGACGAGCTAGAGGCAATCCTGGAGGATCTCATGTCATAATGTAAAACCAGTGTAACATATAGAATCGGAAGCATAACAAAGGTGCATGGGCGCTGGTGTCGGGAGAGCATAAGATATCACGAGAGAGTTGAGTTACATTATTGTAATTGAAAAAGGGGTATAACTAAAACATGTAGGGGAATAAATACCCTAAATTGAGACTATCTTCAAGTCTGTCATGAACATTACGTCGTCTATGCAGCCGTCTGCCATGTTTTGCTCTCTATATCAAGCATCCGTCTTAAAGAAACCACCGGAACGCCACCTTTGATGTACTTTTATATCAAACACCCAGGCTTTTCACACATGTCCACAACACCACTGGTACGATGACGTTGTCGTTGCCGCCAGTAAGAACAGCCTCCGTCAAGCTCGCCATGGAGGCGCACATCGCAGCGTTTCGTGTGCCAACAATCACTCCAGGCTGTTCACCTGCAGCAGGCCAACCACCGATTCTCAACCACATACTAGCGGCACCGAGTCCCAGCATGACAGCCACAGCGAAGGCGACGCTGCCCTCGAGGCTCTTACCGCCTCCCCAGAGCCACTTCCGACGTCCATATCGACGACCGATAAGAGAAGCAGCTGCGTCTCCTAAACCCACGCAGATAACTCCGGAGACAAGACTGACATCTCGAGTTGTGACTTCCCAGCCAGAGAGGTAGCCGGATCCAGAGCGTGGTAGAGAAGCAAGGCCCAGCCAGAGAGGAATTGCGCACCCAATTAGAAGAAAGATGTGCGAGATGACAACTGGACCACGGAAGTCTCTGCCGTCGACGTATGGTGCTAGGAATGAGGCAATGGGCTTTGATAGTGGAGGTAGCTGACTTGCTCGCAGAAGATCCAGGATCAA
Coding sequences within it:
- a CDS encoding origin recognition complex subunit 2, whose protein sequence is MPPKKAVPQPDTQQDLPRSLRKRGHQDLEPIPESDLETSPVKRQRSAAHHSPKATTGTNGHTEGIHRDVIGDSDASSSESLSRVDPDETPKPAPKRRGRPPKKAVNGETPTPKANRTALFETPNKKTPIALNGATPGGADRSAKRKSTRALIEHVVGDDLTDEEEYDGLAQQIYESSEDEALEGDIAISTEASGVDEAATPSKSTPRRKAQRKAPARSPTPPRDLPPHELYFAHNKPGRAKTSNNTLGSLVLLTHDEYFTIMRETQDHHEADIEFLESLHAESFPQWAFELSQGFSLCLYGYGSKRRLLHKLADHLYSSIRKEKGDKIVIINGYAHNTTMREVLSTIGAAVDPSHRIPLTQPAVMVPAILSHLATTSSTLTLVVNSIDAAPLRKSGSQSALAQLAAHPQIRLVCSADTPDFALLWDIGVRSAFNMVFHDCTTFAPYGAELNVVDEVHELLGRNAHRVNGREGVAFVLRSLPENAKNLFRLLVGEVLIAIEEEGDSGDEPTGVEYRMVYNKAVEEFICSSEMAFRTLLKEFHDHQIITSMKDALGTELLSLPFRKDELEAILEDLMS
- a CDS encoding HAD superfamily (subfamily IIIA) phosphatase translates to MLNLNLSASLNITRLIFKPSLCLPHHTVSTFNDLPIPLEKGLQKDGRKVEIKAVVLDKDDCFAYPDSIEVYDSYKTHFEKLRLAYPGRKLLVVSNTAGATSWDKNLKLAAEVEENTGITVLSHSVKKPGCGQEIMEYFKKHPETGVTDPAHVAFVGDRLTTDMMLANMTGGWGFWVRDGVIPLEKKSIGHLTFDKHSHGLSR